The following are from one region of the Gammaproteobacteria bacterium genome:
- the oadA gene encoding sodium-extruding oxaloacetate decarboxylase subunit alpha encodes MSRVYITDTILRDAHQSLIATRMRTEDMLPICAKLDQVGFWSLEVWGGATFDACLRFLKEDPWERLKKLRTALPNTRLQMLLRGQNLLGYRHYSDDVVRAFVQRAAADGIDVFRIFDALNDTRNLRVSIESVKAAGKHAQGTMCYTTSPMHSIPKFVEMARELQAMGCDSIAIKDMAGLLTPMVTAELVRHLVNAVKIPVHLHSHATSGLASMCQLKAVENGCRHIDTAISSFSGGTSHPPTESMVAALRGTQYDTGLNLELLQEIGFYFYDVRKKYQRFESEYTGIDTRVQVNQIPGGMISNLANQLREQGALDRMNEVLAEIPQVREDLGFPPLVTPTSQIVGTQALLNVLAGARYKTITNEVKFYLQGRYGKTPGTVNTIVRQQAIGNEEAIDCRPADLLKDEMETLRNDIGVLATSEEDVLSYAMFPEIARTFLEQRATGTLVPEPLEIAHEGAAIRGATPVEFNVTLHGESYHIHVTGSGHQESNRRPFYVSVDGLPEEIIVETLQELTPASEPTKQATGKGSRRPRAQAPGHVTTSMPGTIVEVLVKLGDTVKAGDPVLVTEAMKMETEVQAPIAGKVISVNVRKGDNVNPDEALIEIG; translated from the coding sequence ATGTCCCGCGTCTACATCACCGACACCATATTGCGCGATGCACACCAATCGCTGATTGCCACTCGGATGCGCACCGAGGATATGCTGCCGATCTGCGCCAAGCTGGATCAGGTGGGTTTCTGGTCTCTGGAGGTCTGGGGAGGTGCAACGTTTGATGCCTGCCTGCGATTTCTCAAGGAAGATCCATGGGAGCGCCTGAAAAAGCTCAGGACGGCGCTGCCCAACACGCGACTGCAAATGCTGTTGCGCGGACAAAATCTACTCGGTTACCGCCATTATTCCGATGATGTGGTGCGCGCCTTCGTGCAGCGTGCCGCCGCCGATGGCATCGACGTATTCCGTATTTTCGATGCGCTCAACGACACCCGTAATCTGCGCGTATCCATCGAGTCCGTTAAGGCTGCGGGCAAGCACGCTCAAGGTACGATGTGCTATACCACCAGCCCCATGCACAGCATCCCCAAATTCGTTGAGATGGCGCGCGAGCTGCAAGCAATGGGCTGCGACAGCATTGCCATCAAGGATATGGCCGGGTTGCTCACACCGATGGTCACCGCGGAATTGGTGCGTCACCTGGTCAACGCGGTTAAAATCCCGGTTCATTTACATTCCCATGCCACCTCTGGCCTGGCAAGCATGTGTCAGTTAAAGGCTGTTGAAAACGGCTGCCGCCACATCGACACTGCAATTTCCAGCTTCTCCGGTGGCACCAGCCATCCGCCCACCGAGAGCATGGTCGCTGCGCTCCGCGGCACACAATACGACACTGGCCTCAATCTCGAACTGCTGCAAGAAATCGGTTTTTATTTCTACGATGTGCGCAAAAAATACCAACGCTTCGAGAGCGAGTACACGGGCATCGATACGCGTGTTCAAGTCAACCAGATTCCCGGCGGCATGATCTCCAATCTCGCCAACCAGTTGCGCGAACAGGGGGCATTGGACCGCATGAATGAGGTGCTGGCGGAAATCCCGCAGGTACGCGAAGACCTGGGATTCCCTCCCCTGGTCACACCCACGTCGCAAATCGTAGGCACGCAAGCACTGCTCAATGTATTGGCGGGCGCACGTTACAAGACCATCACCAATGAGGTAAAATTTTATTTGCAAGGGCGATACGGCAAGACGCCGGGGACAGTAAACACCATCGTGCGCCAACAGGCTATCGGCAATGAAGAAGCCATTGATTGCCGTCCTGCGGACCTGCTCAAGGATGAGATGGAAACACTGCGTAACGACATCGGCGTTCTTGCAACGTCCGAAGAAGACGTATTGAGCTACGCCATGTTCCCTGAAATCGCCCGCACATTTCTCGAACAGCGCGCCACGGGCACGCTCGTGCCCGAACCGCTTGAGATAGCACACGAAGGCGCCGCCATACGTGGCGCAACACCTGTGGAATTCAACGTCACCCTGCATGGCGAGAGCTATCACATCCACGTAACAGGCAGCGGCCACCAGGAGAGCAACCGGCGGCCCTTCTATGTCTCTGTGGACGGTTTGCCCGAAGAGATTATTGTTGAAACGTTGCAGGAACTCACCCCTGCATCCGAGCCTACGAAACAAGCCACAGGCAAAGGCAGCAGGCGGCCGCGAGCCCAGGCACCAGGCCATGTCACCACCTCCATGCCGGGTACGATTGTCGAAGTCCTGGTGAAACTGGGAGACACCGTGAAGGCGGGCGACCCGGTACTGGTGACCGAAGCCATGAAGATGGAAACTGAAGTGCAGGCACCGATTGCCGGAAAGGTAATCTCCGTGAATGTGCGCAAAGGCGATAACGTTAACCCCGACGAGGCACTGATTGAAATCGGCTGA
- a CDS encoding class I SAM-dependent methyltransferase, whose amino-acid sequence MGQSAEAALVTRYDRIFRLIQKRLADQVKTPFEIRLWGDRIYRFGKGEPAVKVLVKDRDGLVALGGLDELRICEAYMAGSLDVAGDMLGFVSLRGVLSDRHPLHTLWRRITPLFVGRVETDRQAIASHYDFSNEFYLTFMDATRCYSQAVFERDDETLETAQRRKLDFAIDSCRLQPGDRVLDVGGGWGSFMEHAGRRGIQVTSLTISRHSEEFLIDLVKRLQLPCHVLNQDFLEYTSPEPFDAIVILGVMEHLPDYPAVLRQFQRLLKPGGRVYLDASAFREKYSKPTFVSRYIFPGDHSYFCLHEFLNAVAKTPLEVLTVHNDRHSYFLTCKAWAENLELARDEIVSRWGEMLYRRFRLYLWGSAYAFLSRGMDAYRVVLERPQDA is encoded by the coding sequence ATGGGTCAATCTGCTGAAGCTGCATTGGTGACGCGATATGACAGAATATTTCGTCTGATTCAGAAGCGGTTAGCCGATCAGGTCAAAACCCCATTTGAGATTCGGTTGTGGGGAGATCGTATCTATCGCTTTGGGAAGGGGGAGCCCGCTGTTAAGGTGCTCGTCAAGGATCGCGACGGATTGGTTGCACTTGGCGGATTGGATGAGCTGAGGATTTGTGAGGCATACATGGCCGGTAGCCTGGACGTAGCAGGGGATATGCTAGGGTTCGTCAGCCTCCGAGGAGTGTTGAGCGACCGCCATCCACTGCACACACTGTGGCGTCGGATTACGCCGTTGTTCGTCGGGCGGGTGGAGACCGACCGGCAGGCTATCGCCAGTCATTATGATTTCAGCAACGAGTTTTATCTGACATTCATGGACGCGACGCGCTGCTATTCGCAAGCAGTATTTGAGCGCGATGACGAAACGCTGGAAACGGCGCAGCGCCGCAAGCTGGATTTTGCCATCGACTCGTGCCGGCTGCAGCCGGGCGATCGCGTCCTGGATGTCGGTGGCGGCTGGGGTAGCTTTATGGAGCATGCCGGACGGCGCGGCATACAGGTCACCTCACTGACTATTTCCCGCCACTCAGAGGAGTTTTTGATAGACCTGGTAAAGCGGCTCCAACTCCCCTGTCACGTGCTGAACCAGGACTTTTTGGAGTACACCTCGCCTGAGCCTTTTGATGCGATTGTGATTCTGGGGGTGATGGAACACCTTCCCGATTATCCGGCCGTGCTGCGGCAGTTTCAACGCTTGCTGAAACCGGGTGGACGTGTGTACCTCGACGCCAGCGCCTTCCGGGAAAAATATTCCAAACCCACCTTCGTCTCCCGCTATATCTTTCCGGGGGACCATTCCTACTTCTGTCTGCACGAGTTCCTGAACGCAGTGGCTAAAACACCGCTGGAGGTGTTGACGGTTCACAACGATCGCCACAGCTACTTCCTCACCTGCAAGGCTTGGGCCGAGAATCTGGAATTAGCCCGGGACGAGATTGTCAGCCGCTGGGGCGAGATGCTCTACCGCCGCTTTCGGCTCTATCTTTGGGGCTCAGCTTACGCCTTTCTCAGCCGCGGGATGGATGCGTACCGTGTGGTTCTGGAACGGCCCCAGGATGCTTGA
- a CDS encoding Maf family nucleotide pyrophosphatase gives MKSADHNNGHKRQQLILASSSPFRKELLHRLGLPFNAIPPQADETPLPGESPESLVARLAGAKAHAIAQQHTDALIIGSDQVAVLDGETLGKPGNHDNAVKQLANASGKRVEFLTGLCLLNSATRRMQVDVIPFAVVFRVLSAAQIENYLRHEQPYNCAGSFKSEGLGIALFDKLEGEDPTALIGLPLISLVRMLEHEGVRVI, from the coding sequence TTGAAATCGGCTGATCATAACAATGGGCACAAGCGGCAGCAGTTAATTCTGGCCTCATCCTCCCCTTTTAGAAAAGAGTTGCTGCATCGGCTGGGCTTGCCATTCAACGCCATCCCACCGCAAGCCGATGAAACACCGCTGCCCGGCGAATCACCGGAAAGTCTTGTGGCACGGCTCGCCGGCGCGAAGGCACACGCGATCGCGCAACAACACACCGATGCGCTGATCATCGGCTCCGATCAGGTGGCGGTGCTGGATGGCGAAACTCTGGGGAAACCGGGCAATCATGACAATGCGGTAAAGCAACTCGCCAACGCCTCCGGTAAACGCGTGGAATTTCTAACCGGATTGTGCCTGCTCAATAGCGCCACCCGACGCATGCAGGTGGATGTCATCCCCTTCGCCGTTGTGTTTCGTGTGCTGAGCGCGGCGCAGATCGAAAATTATCTGCGGCACGAGCAGCCGTATAATTGCGCGGGCTCATTCAAATCGGAAGGCCTGGGAATCGCGCTTTTCGACAAGCTGGAAGGCGAAGACCCTACCGCACTCATCGGCCTACCATTGATCAGCCTGGTGCGGATGCTGGAGCACGAGGGTGTAAGAGTTATTTAA